GCGCTTGCTGTATCGCTGATACACCGATCAGAGTTGATACTTCTCACGTACCAGTGAGCCGACCCCCATGCGATCCAGAATGTGCATTGGGCACAGAATCGTGACGCGAACGGTCCCTGGCAGCCGACTGATTTCAATCGAGCCGTTAAGCGTTGCGCGGTTGCGCACCTCGTCCATCGACAGGCCCGTGACCGCCGCCGCGCGCTCCAGGCCGTTTTCCGTCGCCAGGTTGAGGTCGGCGCCGCTGCCGATAAAGGTAATGGGCCCGTTGTCTTCGATCTCGAACTGCCCCCAGCGCTCGCCCAATGCCTTGACGTGCAGCCGTTGCTCGGCGGTCATCGGTCGAGCCATGGGCGGCAAGTCATCAAGGTTTTGCAGCAGGATCGGGCCGTCGAGGGCCAACCCCTTGATCACATGGGCGGTCAGTTCGGTTTCACCCGATACGTCTGTGGCATGCCCGGCAATTTCGCCATTGCCTTGCTGGGCGTGCATATCGCCCATGTACACCCCGGCGCCGGGAACTCTCACCGGGCAAATCAGCACGCAACCTTCGCGTACGGAGTTGGTGTCCATATGCCCGTCGGTTTTCGCCGCATGCAATTGGTCATGGGTCATGCCGTAGCGGTGGGGCGCGCCGACCAGATACTGGCCGAAGTCGGCGCAGTTGTGGGAATCCGGCAGATCCCGTGAAGGCGTGGTGCCGATATTGCCCAGGAAAGGCCGCATGTGCGCGGCAAGGCCGGGGATATCGGCGCGGGCCAGGGAGAGAATCGAGTGTTGCGCGGACATCTCCGGCAACGCCGCCATATCCGGTGCCTGGCCGGCGAGGCGGTCGGCTACCGCCTGGTTCACGGTCAGGCTCACCTGATGCTCGGCATCGAACACGATGACGTAGCCATGGCTGAACCGAAACGCGCTGACCTCCGCCCCGCAAGCGTTGCAACGAATGGCGTCGGCGCCGATCCCCTCGACATGGCTGGCGGGATGTTCTTGCCCACAGTTGGAGCAGAACTTGGCGACAAAGGGATCGCCGTGATAGCGCCCCTCAACAAAGCGCATGACGCCTGACGAAGTGGCCAGGGACGTCACGCGCATGCGTTTGATCTTCAGGGCCACGGCGTCACCGACTTCGGCGCCGGCGATGAATACGGGTTGAGTCACCTCATGCCCGCCCTCAAACGCGGGCGTGATCATCGGGCCCCAACACCCCGGTGGCGTACCGGTGATGAGGGTGCCGCCATCGGCGAGTGGGCCGAGCATCTTCTGGCTGGGGCCGATGAGGCCGTTGGTATAGGTGTTGACGATCAGGCGATCAACCGGTTTTGATTCGTGCATTTTTATTCTCCGGGTCCTATGTGATTGAACCTTCGGTCACGGTGTATTGATCAGTGAAGGTTCAGGCAGGCCCAGTAGACCGGTGTTTTGTATCCCGAATATGTCGCGCGGGTGCGCTAATACACAGTGGTACATAACGAGGGAAGAGGAAGGTTTTTCAGCTTGAAAATCCTGATAGGGTTCTGAGGGCGGGCGTTTTTCGGTACTTGCCCGCTATCGTTTTCCTACTTGCCGCGGAGAGTCTTCATGTCCAATCAAGCAACAGCGCATTCCGTAACGTTCAAGCGCCCAGACGGTGCCGAGGTCAACGGCTACCTGGCCAGCCCGGCTGAGCTGGAAGGGGCGCCGGCCATCGTATTGATTCAAGAGTGGTGGGGGCTTAACGAGCAGATCAAGGGCGTGGCCATCCGCCTGGCCGAATGCGGTTACCGGGTGCTGGTGCCGGACCTTTATCGCGGCGCCTCGACCGTGGAAGAGGAAGAAGCCCATCACCTGATGGACAGCCTGGATTTTGGCGATGCGGTGTCCCAGGACATCACAGGCGCAGTGCGTTACCTGCAGGCCGACTCGAAAAAAGTGGGCGTGACCGGCTACTGCATGGGCGGGGCGTTGACGCTGTTGGCGCTCAATGCCATTCCGGAGCTGGCGGCGGGTGTGGTCTGGTATGGCTTCCCACCGCTTGAATACCTGGATGCAGCAAAAATCAAAGCACCGCTGATTGGCCATTGGGGCACGCAGGATGCTTTTTTCAACATCGAAACCGTTGCGGAGCTGGAGTCAACGCTGCACGCGGCCGGTGTTGACGCTACGTTTTATCGCTACCTGGCGCGCCATGCCTTTGCCAACGAAACGGCGATCGGCCATGGCCGTATCCCCGACACGCAATACGACGCCGCTTGGTCGCAACTGGCGTGGGACCGCACGTTGACCTTCTTCGGTAAAACCTTGTGGCAGGCCTAAGGCGCAAACAGCCTTCGGTAAAACCTTGAGCCGCCGGTCTGCCTGAACCCGTTGGTTCACCCTGAATCAACGGCGGCGGGCCGTTCCCCTTACTCCGCCTCCGGCTGCCCGATCTCGGCCAGGGCGCTGGCGTTGTTCTTGAATGCTGCTGCAAAGGCGGCGCGGTTCTTGGCCATGAAAATACCGGCGTCTTCTGCCTGCTTTTCAGTCAAGCCTTCCACGTTTTTCAACAGGACATCCATCAGAGACTCTGCCAGTTCAAGCATCTGGTCGTGTGCGTCGGCAAGTTTGCGATCCACGAATGTAGTCTCCAAGTCGCGGGTACTGCGATACAGGGTTTCAACAGCCATTTTTTGGCCTCGTCATCAGGGTGCAGTAGTGAAGGGGAGTAGCCCTTGTGTTCGGGTGTTGCTGGAATGCTGTATTTATATACAGTAAAAAGGTTAAGCCAAACCACCGGATTTGGATAGCAGTTTTTTAATGTAGTCCGTAAATACAGGTTTGGAGTGCCTCATGTCACCCCGCCATCATCTTATACCTGCCCCTGGCCTTTTTTCTGCATGCAGAACAACCGTCACGTCCAACCCGCATTATCCGGTCGAGTCGACCTAAGGAAGCATCATCGTGAAGATCAATTGGGCCGAAAGGCTACGCCAGCAAGTGCACGGGCTGGCCGAGTCCCTGGGGAATCTGTTTGTCGAGTCGTTCCACTACCTGGCGCTGTTCGCCATTGGTGCGGTGACGGCCTGGGCGGCGGTGATGGAGTTTCTGGGGATGTTGGAGAACGGGCACATCAAGATCGATGACATCTTGCTGTTGTTCATCTACCTGGAGTTGGGTGCGATGGTCGGGATTTACTTCAAGACCAACCACATGCCGGTGCGCTTCCTGATCTACGTGGCGATCACCGCGTTGACGCGACTGCTCATCTCCAACGTGTCGCACCACAATCCGCCGGACGTGGGAATCATCTACCTGTGCGGCGGGATTCTGCTGTTGGCGTTCGCGATTCTGGTGGTGCGCTACGCCTCGTCGGCCTTCCCGTCGGTCAAGGTTGAAGGCCCGCGTCGCAAGGGCGAGGCGAGCCTGGAGACCGAGAAGGGCGAGCTTTAAAGCCCGACGCTGAACGGCAGGGCGCGGGTCGGCGGTCGATGCAGGACTTTGTGATCGCCATCCGTCATCACCGCCAGGATCTCCATGGCGCTGTGGCCCTGCTCGATGGCGATACCGAACTGAATGCTTTGCACCAAGCGTTTGAGCCGTTTTGGATCATTGCGCTGTTCGGCGCTGATCATGCGCTTGGCCACTACGCCTTGCTCGTTCGAGAGGGTCAGCATGATGCTGCCGTCCAGCCGTTGGATGCTCAAGTTGACGCGGTATTCAGGGGTGAAGGTGTCGGTGATGATCTGAAAAGGATTGTCCATGGTGCGTACCGCCTGATAAGAACATGCAGTCATTGACGACCGGTGTCGGGATTAGTTCGCGTCTCCTGACCATCGGCCACTCCGTCGCTGAGGTTTTCACAAGGTCCGTTTCCCTCTACAGCTGTACAGCAAAGGCCGTGCCGCATAAGGCGCCGAGCCGTTATTGCAGGACATGAAAAAGGCGAACCGAGGTTCGCCTTTTTGTTGGGTGATCTATTTCAGGGCAGTACAGAGAAAACGATCGCAGACAGCGCAATCAACCCGATCACCACTACAAACACATTCGACACCTGGCCCGAATACTGGCGCAGAGATGGCACGCGACGAATGGCATACATCGGCATCAGGAACAGCAGGCACGCGATGATCGGCCCGCCCATGGTTTCAATCATGCCCAGGATGCTCGGATTGAAGGTGGCGACGGCCCAGCAGGTCAGCACCATGAACAGTGCGGTGCAGCGTTCCAGCCATTTGGCCGACATCGAGCGATTGCGCCCGCGCAGGGATTTGACGATCAGGCCCTGGAAACCTTCGCTGGCGCCGATGTAGTGGCCGAGGAAGGATTTGGTGATAGCTACCAGCGCAATCAACGGCGCGGCGTAGGCGATCACCGGCGTCTGGAAGTGGTTGGCCAGGTAGGACAGGATCGAGATGTTCTGCGCCTTGGCTGCCGCTAGGTCGGACGGCGACAGTGCCAGTACGCAGCTGAAGCAGAAAAACATCACGGTCAGCACCATCATGCCGTGGGCCGTGGCTAGAATGCCGCTGCTTTTGCGCTCGGCCTGGGCGCCGTACACGCGTTTCTGGTCGACGGCGAAGGCGGAGATGATCGGTGAATGGTTGAAGGAAAACACCATCACCGGAATCGCCAGCCACAGGGTCTTGAAGAACAGCGGCATGGGCATGCCATCCCCGGCGGAGGCGAAGAAGGCGCCATTCCAGTTGGGGATCAGGCTGAAGGCCAGCAACAACAGGGCGGCGACGAACGGATACACCAGCACGCTCATGGCCTTGACGATCACGCCCTGGCCGCATCGTACGATGGCCATCAGGCCAAGGATCAGCATCAGCGAAAGGATCGCCCGAGGGGGCGGGGCCATGTGCAGTTGGTGTTCCATGAAACTGCTCAGGGTGTTGGTCAGCGCCACGCTGTATACCAGCAGGATCGGGAAGATGGCAAAGAAATACAGCAGGGTGATCAGCTTGCCCGCACCGACACCGAAGTGTTCCTCGACCACTTCGGTGATGTCACCGGATTTGCCTGACAGCACAAAGCGCGTCAGCCCACGGTGGGCGAAGAAGGTCATCGGGAAGGCCAGCAGGGCCAGTACGATCAACGGCCAGAAGCCGCCGACGCCGGCATTGATCGGCAGGAACAACGTGCCGGCGCCGATGGCGGTGCCGTAGAGGCCCAGCATCCAGGTGGTATCGTGTTTGGTCCAGCCGGTGGTCACGGTTGTTGGTGTAGCAGCAGGATTTTCAGCAGCAGGTGTACGTACATCGGTCATCGTTATTGCCTCGTTATTATTTTTGCGCGGGCTCACGTAGGGGGCGGGTAGCAGTGCTCCGATCAGCACTCCACCCAGCTGACCGCCAGGCCGCCCCGTGAAGTTTCTTTGTATTTGTCATGCATATCGGCGCCGGTATCACGCATGGTGCGGATCACCCGGTCGAGGGAAATAAAGTGTTTGCCGTCACCGCGCAGGGCCATTTGCGTGGCGTTGATCGCCTTGACCGCGGCGATGGCATTGCGCTCGATGCACGGCACCTGTACCAGGCCGCCGACCGGGTCGCAGGTGAGGCCGAGGTTGTGTTCCAGGCCGATCTCGGCGGCGTTTTCCAGTTGCTCTGGAGTAGCGCCCAAAATATCGGCAAGCCCTGCTGCAGCCATGGCGCAGGCCGAACCCACCTCACCCTGGCAGCCCACTTCGGCGCCGGAAATCGAGGCGTTTTTCTTGCAGAGAATGCCGACGGCGGCGGCGGCCAGGAAGAAATTGACCACGTCGTCGTCAGACGCGTCGGTGTTGAATTTCATGTAGTAATGCAGCACCGCAGGGATGATCCCGGCCGCGCCATTGGTCGGTGCAGTGACCATGCGCCCTCCGGCCGCGTTCTCTTCGTTGACGGCGAGGGCGAACAGGTTGACCCATTCCATGGCCGACAAGGTCGACGTGATGACATTCGGTTTACCGATTTCCAGCAGGCTGCGGTGCAATTTTGCCGCGCGGCGCGGTACGTCCAGACCGCCCGGCAAGATGCCTTCATCGCGCAAGCCTTGTTCCACGCATTCGCGCATCACCGACCAGATGTGCAACAGGCCACTGCGGATGTCGGCGTCGCTGCGCCACGCGCGTTCGTTGGCCATCATCAGCTCGGAAACCCGCAGGCCGTGCTTGTTGCACAAAGCCAGCAGTTCCACGGCGCTGGAAAAGTCGTAGGGCAATTGCACATCGCTCGTCGGCGCAATGCCCGAGGCCGCTTCCGCCGCTTCGATGATGAAACCGCCGCCCACCGAGTAATAGGTCTGCTCGCTCAGCAGGCCGGTTTCGCCGTAGGCGTGTAGGGACATGGCGTTGGGGTGGTAGGGCAGGCTTTCGTCCAGCAGTAGGAGGTCGTGCTTCCAGTTGAAGTCAATGTCGTGCTGACCTGCAAGAAGCAGTCGGCCGGATTCGCGCAGTTGCTGGATGCGTGCATTGATCGAGGTGGGGTCGACCCGGTCCGGCCATTCGCCCATCAGGCCCATTACGCAGGCGCGGTCGGTGGCGTGGCCGACGCCGGTGGCGGACAGCGAGCCATATAGGCGCACTTCTACACGGCGGGTGTCGTTCAGCAGCTGTTGATCGATCAGGGCTTGGGCAAAGGTCGCCGCCGCCCGCATCGGGCCGACGGTGTGAGAGCTGGAAGGGCCGATGCCCACTTTGAATAGATCGAAAACACTGATAGCCATGCTAAAGCCTTACAAGCAATGGAGTAGAAATCGCTGCCATGTTTTGTAGAGCGAGCGGAATTGGCGCGATACTGAGCCTCTGGAACGGCACTGACCAACGAATTATCCTAAGACACCCTTTAGCAGGACTAAACGCTATGCCCCGGCCCCTTCATGGCCAGACTTACGTCTGGTTGCACGTGTTTTCCTGTGCTGCGCGGCATTTGTCGTTCACCCGCTGCGCCGAGGAACTGCACATCACGCCGGGCGCGGTGAGCCAGCAGATCCGTCAGTTGGAGGAGCGATTGGGTTTCCGCTTGTTTCATCGGCGCGCGCGTGGGGTGGAGCTGAGTGCCGAAGGGCAGCGACTGGCGACAACGGTAGGGGAGGCCTACGGCAGCATCGACGCGGAGTTGCAGCGCCTGGACGCGGGGATGATCAGCGGCACCCTGCGCCTGCGCTCGATCCCATCGTTTCTCGGCAAGTGGCTGACCCCGCGCCTGCCGCGTTTGCAGCAGCGCTTCCCGGATATCCAGCTGCGCATGGTCGCAGAGGACAGCAGCATCGCCCTGCATGAGGGCGACTTCGACCTGGCCATCGACTTGAACGACGGCAGCTACCCTGGCCTGTTGTCCACAGCCTTGCTGGACGAACAGATTTTCCCCGTTTGCGCCCCGAGCCTGCTGCGCGGCCGGCCACCGCTGCATGGCCCCGCTGACCTGGTGCATTTCCCACTGCTGCACGACATCACCGCCTGGCGTGGGAGTTATGAGTACGCCGAGTGGGAGTTTTACCTGAATGCTATCGGCTATCACGACGCCGACGTACGGCGCGGGCACACCTTCAACCGTAACCACCTGACCATCGAAGCCGCCATCGCCGGCATGGGCGTGGCCATTGCGCGGCGCACCTTGCTCAACGATGAGCTGGAGCGTGGCACCTTGATCGTGCCCTTCGGCCTGGCCGTGCCTAACCACAAACGTTACGTGTTGCTCTATGCGCCAGGCGCACTGAGCCATCCGGGCGTACGCGCGGTGCACGATTGGTTGGTTGAGGAAGCAGGGATTTTCCGTGGATTGCACCCGTTGGGAGAGGGGCAATTGTGAGGTTGGCGGGCCGTAAGAAGATGTAACTAACTCCCCACCCTAACAGCGTTTTTGCTCGTAGTCAGACTTAATTTGTAATGTGGGATTTATCTTTGCAAAGGGGTTGAATTGTTCTGCTGACTGCTCAATTGTGTAATCAAGAGGTCATGGTTTCACCGACCCGGTGTTGCAGTTGTGACCTCTCGCGAGCTAGCTGAAATAAGGGAAGAACTATGCAAATCCAAGTCAATAGCGATAACCATATTGAAAGCAGCATCCGACTGGAGGAGTGGGTACGTACGACCATTGAGAGCACGCTCGAACGTTACGAAGAAGACCTGACCCGAGTGGAGGTCTACCTGCGGGATGAGAACGGCGACAAGCCCGGTCCCCACGATTTAAGTTGCCGCCTGGAAGCGCGGCCAAAAGGCCATCAACCGCTGTCCGTGCTGCACAAAGCCGATACCCTGGAACAGGCGATCGACGGTGCGGCGACCAAGCTGGACCATGCGTTGGAGCATTTGTTCGGCAAACTGCAAGGCAAGCCACGCGCTGCCGGGAAAAACCAGCCGACCACCAAAGTCAACGAAGATGAGCTTGAGCAGGAGTTTCTGGAAAAAGAACGCGCCGTGTTCAACGGCTGATAGCTTTCTCACGCTCCACTAAAAACGGGCCTGCATTTGCAGGCCCGTTTTCGTTTGAGTGGCGTTAGAACGCAATGGAGGTCTGCACGTAGACCGTGCGGGGTTCGCCGACGTATTTACCCTTGTTGTTATCGTCGAACGAGCGGGTGAAATACTGGGTGTTGAAGATGTTTTTCACACCCACTGCCACATTCAAATCCGACAGTTGCGGGCCGAAGTCATAGGCCGCGCGGCTGCTGAACAGCATGTAGCCAGGGATGCGTCCGTTGGCGCCGTTGGCGGTTTCCTTCTCGGTGTTGGCGTTGTCGGCGAACTGGCTGCTCTGGTAGCTGCTGTCCAGGTTGAGCTTCCAGCGGCCTTCGGTGTAGCCCACGCCAAGGGTGCCTTTGTGCTTGGACGAGAAGGGCACGCGATTGCCTTTGTTCGGGCCGTCTTCGCGGATGGTCGCGTCGACGTAGGCGTAAGTGGCGTACACATCGAAGCCAGACAGCGCCGGGCTCAAACCGTCGAGCGCGTAGTTGACGCTGCTCTCGATACCCTGGTGGCGGGTTTCGCCACGGGCAATCACCGAGTCGTTGGTTTGGTTGCTTTCGTACTGGTTGTCGAAGTTGATCAGGAATGCGCCGATTTCCGCACGCAAGGTGCCGTCGTCGTAGCGGGTACCGAGTTCCCAGGTACGGGCTTTTTCCGGTTTCACTTCGCCGCTGGTCACACGGTTCGGCATCTGGCTGTACTGCACGCTGCCGAACGAACCTTCGGTGTTGGCGTAGAGGTTCCAGCTGTCGCTGAGGTGGTACAGCACGTTCAGTGCCGGCAGCGCGGTGTTGTAGTCGCCTTTGTATTTGACGTTGGTCAGGTTGTTGGTCTGCTGGGACTCGATCATCTCGTAGCGAACGCCCGGCGTGATGGTCCACTTGCCGATATCGATCCGGTCATCAATGAAGAACGCATTGGCTTCGGTGCCGCCACGGGTGTCGCGGTCGTTGCGGCTGTCGGTGGTGGGGATCTGCTGGTTGGCAGCAATCGGCGTGCGGTAGCGCAGTTCGTGGCCGGGCCTCGTTGATGTAGCGGTAGCCGACGCCGACTTCGTGGCTGGTCGGGCCCAGGTCAAAACCTTGGGCGAAGCGGGTCTCGATGCCACGCACCCAGTATTCGCGCGGGGACAGGGAAAGGAACGTGCCCTGGTCCAGGTAACCGCTGCGCAAGGTCTTGGTGAAGAAGCTGTTCACGGTGAACTCGCGGCGATCCTGCTCATAGCGATAGCCGACGTTGAACATCGTACGGCGGCCCCAGAATTTGTCGTAGGGGCGGGTGGACTGGTAGGGATCCGCCTTGTAGTCCGCGACGTTCAAGCCCCCCGGCATATCGGCCTGGCCTTCGTAGTACTGCGCCATGGCGTTGAAGCTGTTGGCGTCATCCAGTTGGTATTTGCCCTTGAGGATCAGGTCGTCGATGCGCGTGTTGCTGTTTTCGCGCCAGTCGCCGCCACGGGTGCCGGAGTACAGAATCGCACCGCCCAGGCCGTTGTCAGCCGTACCGCCGGCCAGCAAGTTGCCGGTGGTCTTGAAGCCGTCGTGGCTGGAAGATGGGCTGGTTTCGGTCTGCAGGCCGCCTTTGACCGTGGGTGTATCCGGGATCGCGCGGGTCACGAAGTTGACCACGCCGCCGACGTTCTGCGGGCCGTAGCGCACCGCACCGCCGCCGCGCACTACGTCGACCGCGTCCATGTTGCCCATGCTGATCGGCGCAAAGGATAGTTGCGGCTGGCCGTAGGGCGCGAACGGCACCGGGATGCCATCCATCAGCACGGTGGAGCGCGACGCCAGGCGTGGGTTGAGGCCACGAATGCCGAAGTTCAGTGCCATGTCATGGCTGCCGGTGCCGTTGTTGTCCGGGGCGTTGACGCCGGGAATGCGGTTGAGCACGTCCTTGGCCTGAGTGGCACCCTGGCGTTCGAATTCTTCGCGGCGGATCACATCGCGGGCGCCGGGGTGTTCGAACACATTGGTCTGCGCCGCGTCGCCCAGCCAGTCGCCGACCACGCTGGAGGTGCCCAACTCAATGCTGGCCGGTGCCGTGGCCGGTTGCAGGCTGTAGGCATTGTCGCCTTCGGCACGGGCTTGCAGGCCGGTGCCTTCCAGCATTTTTTGCAGGCCGTCCGCAGCGCCGTAGTTGCCGGACAAGCCACGGCTCTGCATACCCGCTGTCACTTCGGAACCGAAGGAGATCAACACGCCGGCTTCGCGGCCAAACTGGTTCAGTGCAGCTTCCAGCGACATCGGGGCGATGTGATAGGGCTTGGCGTCGGCCGCCATCACCGGGGGCAGCACGGTCAGACTGAGGCTGACGCCGAGTAGGAGTTGGCGCAAGGTGCGGGCAAGAAGCGTCGGTTGCTGGGGCATGAAGAGCGGTCCTGAGAAGGAAGGATCAAGGTGGCTTTCCTTCTCTGTCACGCGAGGGGTGGAAAACGGCTCACTGTTTTTTGAATTAATTTCAGGCGCGTGCCTGCACGGTCACCCAATAGCGGGTAAAGCGCCGCACCTTCACCGGCAGGCTCACTTCCAGCAGGTCGAGAATGCGCTCGCTGTCATCCAGCGGGTAGCTGCCGGAGATCAGCAGGTTGGCTACCTGTGGGTCGCAATTGACCTGGCCACGGCGATAACGGCCGAGTTCGCCGAGGAAATCTTCCAGGCGCATGTGGGCAGCAACCAGCATGCCGTCGGCCCAGGCGCCGCTGTTGGCGTCGGTGGGGCGCGGGGTGTCCCAGCCTTTGCGGGTGAAGTTGACCTGGTGCGCGGCCTGGACGCTCAGCGGCAGGCCGGTGTAGGTATTGGGCATGACGTCGACGCGGCCGTCGAGCACGGCCAATTGCGTGTGATCGTTGAATTGTCGCACGTTCATGCGCGCCGCCTGGCTGGTGAGCAGGCCCTGGCCGGTCAGCACCTGCAATGGTGTGCTGCCTGCAATACCGGTCAGCAGGATCTCGCCTTCAAGCAGGCGGATCAGGCGTTGCTGGCCATCGAAATGCACATCCACCGCGGTGCCGGTGTTGAGCTGTAACTGGCTGCCATCGGCCAATTGCACCTTGCGTCGCTGGCCAACGGGGCTGCGATAGTCGGCGGTTAGCGGCGGCAAAATATGCTGTTGGCGAAGGCTCCAGGCGGCAGCGGAACCGGCGCCGAGGATCAACAGCAATTTCA
The genomic region above belongs to Pseudomonas azotoformans and contains:
- a CDS encoding DUF3509 domain-containing protein — encoded protein: MDNPFQIITDTFTPEYRVNLSIQRLDGSIMLTLSNEQGVVAKRMISAEQRNDPKRLKRLVQSIQFGIAIEQGHSAMEILAVMTDGDHKVLHRPPTRALPFSVGL
- a CDS encoding serine/threonine transporter, producing MTDVRTPAAENPAATPTTVTTGWTKHDTTWMLGLYGTAIGAGTLFLPINAGVGGFWPLIVLALLAFPMTFFAHRGLTRFVLSGKSGDITEVVEEHFGVGAGKLITLLYFFAIFPILLVYSVALTNTLSSFMEHQLHMAPPPRAILSLMLILGLMAIVRCGQGVIVKAMSVLVYPFVAALLLLAFSLIPNWNGAFFASAGDGMPMPLFFKTLWLAIPVMVFSFNHSPIISAFAVDQKRVYGAQAERKSSGILATAHGMMVLTVMFFCFSCVLALSPSDLAAAKAQNISILSYLANHFQTPVIAYAAPLIALVAITKSFLGHYIGASEGFQGLIVKSLRGRNRSMSAKWLERCTALFMVLTCWAVATFNPSILGMIETMGGPIIACLLFLMPMYAIRRVPSLRQYSGQVSNVFVVVIGLIALSAIVFSVLP
- a CDS encoding dienelactone hydrolase family protein: MSNQATAHSVTFKRPDGAEVNGYLASPAELEGAPAIVLIQEWWGLNEQIKGVAIRLAECGYRVLVPDLYRGASTVEEEEAHHLMDSLDFGDAVSQDITGAVRYLQADSKKVGVTGYCMGGALTLLALNAIPELAAGVVWYGFPPLEYLDAAKIKAPLIGHWGTQDAFFNIETVAELESTLHAAGVDATFYRYLARHAFANETAIGHGRIPDTQYDAAWSQLAWDRTLTFFGKTLWQA
- a CDS encoding L-serine ammonia-lyase, whose product is MAISVFDLFKVGIGPSSSHTVGPMRAAATFAQALIDQQLLNDTRRVEVRLYGSLSATGVGHATDRACVMGLMGEWPDRVDPTSINARIQQLRESGRLLLAGQHDIDFNWKHDLLLLDESLPYHPNAMSLHAYGETGLLSEQTYYSVGGGFIIEAAEAASGIAPTSDVQLPYDFSSAVELLALCNKHGLRVSELMMANERAWRSDADIRSGLLHIWSVMRECVEQGLRDEGILPGGLDVPRRAAKLHRSLLEIGKPNVITSTLSAMEWVNLFALAVNEENAAGGRMVTAPTNGAAGIIPAVLHYYMKFNTDASDDDVVNFFLAAAAVGILCKKNASISGAEVGCQGEVGSACAMAAAGLADILGATPEQLENAAEIGLEHNLGLTCDPVGGLVQVPCIERNAIAAVKAINATQMALRGDGKHFISLDRVIRTMRDTGADMHDKYKETSRGGLAVSWVEC
- a CDS encoding LysR substrate-binding domain-containing protein; its protein translation is MPRPLHGQTYVWLHVFSCAARHLSFTRCAEELHITPGAVSQQIRQLEERLGFRLFHRRARGVELSAEGQRLATTVGEAYGSIDAELQRLDAGMISGTLRLRSIPSFLGKWLTPRLPRLQQRFPDIQLRMVAEDSSIALHEGDFDLAIDLNDGSYPGLLSTALLDEQIFPVCAPSLLRGRPPLHGPADLVHFPLLHDITAWRGSYEYAEWEFYLNAIGYHDADVRRGHTFNRNHLTIEAAIAGMGVAIARRTLLNDELERGTLIVPFGLAVPNHKRYVLLYAPGALSHPGVRAVHDWLVEEAGIFRGLHPLGEGQL
- a CDS encoding YebG family protein codes for the protein MAVETLYRSTRDLETTFVDRKLADAHDQMLELAESLMDVLLKNVEGLTEKQAEDAGIFMAKNRAAFAAAFKNNASALAEIGQPEAE
- a CDS encoding phosphate-starvation-inducible protein PsiE → MKINWAERLRQQVHGLAESLGNLFVESFHYLALFAIGAVTAWAAVMEFLGMLENGHIKIDDILLLFIYLELGAMVGIYFKTNHMPVRFLIYVAITALTRLLISNVSHHNPPDVGIIYLCGGILLLAFAILVVRYASSAFPSVKVEGPRRKGEASLETEKGEL
- a CDS encoding FecR domain-containing protein — its product is MNFSTQVAEQAVHWLMEMQQGALNPRQQAAWQQWLNAHSEHQRAWDHMQRVNQRLRGMPSPLAHAALNAPTSTSRRQALKLLLILGAGSAAAWSLRQQHILPPLTADYRSPVGQRRKVQLADGSQLQLNTGTAVDVHFDGQQRLIRLLEGEILLTGIAGSTPLQVLTGQGLLTSQAARMNVRQFNDHTQLAVLDGRVDVMPNTYTGLPLSVQAAHQVNFTRKGWDTPRPTDANSGAWADGMLVAAHMRLEDFLGELGRYRRGQVNCDPQVANLLISGSYPLDDSERILDLLEVSLPVKVRRFTRYWVTVQARA
- a CDS encoding HPF/RaiA family ribosome-associated protein, giving the protein MQIQVNSDNHIESSIRLEEWVRTTIESTLERYEEDLTRVEVYLRDENGDKPGPHDLSCRLEARPKGHQPLSVLHKADTLEQAIDGAATKLDHALEHLFGKLQGKPRAAGKNQPTTKVNEDELEQEFLEKERAVFNG
- a CDS encoding acetamidase/formamidase family protein; translation: MHESKPVDRLIVNTYTNGLIGPSQKMLGPLADGGTLITGTPPGCWGPMITPAFEGGHEVTQPVFIAGAEVGDAVALKIKRMRVTSLATSSGVMRFVEGRYHGDPFVAKFCSNCGQEHPASHVEGIGADAIRCNACGAEVSAFRFSHGYVIVFDAEHQVSLTVNQAVADRLAGQAPDMAALPEMSAQHSILSLARADIPGLAAHMRPFLGNIGTTPSRDLPDSHNCADFGQYLVGAPHRYGMTHDQLHAAKTDGHMDTNSVREGCVLICPVRVPGAGVYMGDMHAQQGNGEIAGHATDVSGETELTAHVIKGLALDGPILLQNLDDLPPMARPMTAEQRLHVKALGERWGQFEIEDNGPITFIGSGADLNLATENGLERAAAVTGLSMDEVRNRATLNGSIEISRLPGTVRVTILCPMHILDRMGVGSLVREKYQL